GGGATCCTCCTGATCGGGAAATTCATTATCGAACCCATTTGAATGAATCTGCTCCAAGTTACCCAAATTCAAGCCTCCAGGCAAGGGAAACTACAGAACCATAGCAGCACATAGGAATGACGACATTTCTAGTGAACTGTACAGTCTGAACAATGCAAAGCTTTCATTTAGTAGCACATATATAACCCAGGCCATTGCATTACCAATCCACTTGTCGAATCCATGATCTGTAATTTAaggtattcaatttaatttaaaaaaaaataaagaaagaaatagttTGCCGTAAACTATGGCTTCATCATGTCTAGGTAAAGGAACATTATGATATGCAGATGCATATTAAAAAATATGTTCTCTATAATACATAGttataattgtttttttttttaattaaagagaggtgaattttatattttgtaaaagAGAGATCGGTAATCGTCCGTGGGTAAGATGGGATGTGTACGTGATAGCGCGCGGGTCCACTTTGCTAAGCACGCCTGTTAGAAAAATGCTAGCTAGTTGTGGGACCCAGTTCATGTAAGAGAGATTCCATTGCTTTTTGTTCAGAGAACAATAATCTTTTGACATACATGGTTAAAACTTCCTCTGTTTTTGGTACGAAGTTAACTAGGaatgattattatttttataaattttaattttttattaatattatttaaatacttaaataaataaattttcactttattaatatttaaatctttttaaagagttaaatattaattttaaatttaaattcattattatttttaaaaaattaaaatttataagaaaaatgtttaatttttatttttttaattttttgtcaaATACATTGCGCCTGTATTAAATTAAAGAAAGAGAAAATAAATAGTTATcccataaaaaattaataatacaaaACTAATTTATCCTCTTTCAATTAAAAAAGATGATTGGATAGACTAAAGCGTCAAATTATTAATCCATTGTAAGAGTTATTAGTATCGAGGTTGCGAATTGATATAAAAGGCTAGTAAAACAGGCCCAATTAGAGCTCGCTCATCCGAATTTAAAATCGAATAGCCCGCCAATCTAAGTTTGAAGCCGGGTAGAGCTCGGCCATTCCGATTTCGAAGCCTAACACCTAAGAAGACTGAGCTCGGAGGAAAACTCTAATATCGTTCCGCACTGTTCTAAAGAGATTAGACAGGTTAGAGAGATCGACACTCTCATTGAGCTCAAGTCAAACAAAGATCACGCCTAATTTCCAACATAATTTTAATATGATTACCATTACAACTTAAATAGGGAATCGGCGAAGATCCAACCAAGATTTCATATAGTTATCCAATCACTACATCAATAAGGTCAAGTTTCAAAAACAGGTATGCAAATAAAACTTTTGTTCTTATTATACTAATATTCAATCCATAATACAATTACTGACTTGAGCGTCGGAGTAGTTGCCAATCACCACCGACCCTcacctatttttttatttttagaagACACTCAACTCAGTCTAATCCAGTATCCCGGAATTCCACCGAATCTCtcttttttcagttttggttatgattttgacaatttttttttgtcttttctttcaaatttagtaatttttttattttatttaatatttaaaaatatagagTAGATAAATAACACTAAGAACATTTTAAAATACTTTGCCCTTCTCATCGTTTCCAACCTGCAGTCAACTTCGTGGATTACGCCATCAGCAACCTTGGAGACTCTGTATCCCTCCCACATCAAAACCCACATTTTTCTATATGTTCTCCATCACCATTTCCCAGTGAAAACAAGGCAACCAGAGATTTATGAAGGTCGCAATATGCATGATAAACTTCATGAGATGTTAATTTCAGAGGAGGAACGATGATGGttgagtttcatattcctctcctTTCTTGATTGCGATTTTCAGGCACTGCAAAGCTTGCTAGAGATGAACTCAGGTAGATTTAAGCCAGCAAAGTCTCAAATTTTGGCCAAATTAGTGAAATGTAACTTTGCTAACGTGGGATTAATTTGtttattcttttatttaatttatgtactccCTGTCCGCTATTTTGGGGCTTGATGAGGCTACAGAGATTGAGGATGGAAAAACTTGTTCGATCTTGTTTGATAGGAAGCGGACGGGTTTTCTCAAAAGTATTTaactatatattttttattttaatttgatagaGAAAATTCAGGTATTCCTTTGCAGAGAGAGAGGTAGGAATTAGGCCTGTGTTTACAGAGGCAGGCAAGTTCAGAGAGAGCGTGTTTATGCAAAGCAAGAGAGATGATGTTGAGTATGTTTTAAATCAATtccattattaaaaaaaaataataatgcaaACAAGGTTTAAGTTCAGGATTTAATGTCAAAATTTAGCGACTCAaacaaaaatattaaagctcaggGACAAAAAAGTGTGATTGCTCTCCAACATCACATGCCAAAGCTTACAGATTCATGTCCATCCGATATCCAGTATTGGGAGCACCCCATAATATTCAGAATACGACTCAACttgcatgaaaaaaaaaaatttacaaacaCATCTAGGGAggaattaagagagagagagagagagagagagagagagaaccatGCCTAGATGTATTTACCATTAAATAACTAATTAAAACAAAGTCAATAGGAAATAAAGCAACTAAATTAACAGCTATATTAAAACAAATTAATGGCTGTAGAGAAACAAAATTGAGCACCACTTGAGAAGGGTATCAAAAATTTCCAACAAATAAGAAATTAAAGCACTTTAGTGAAATTAATAATAAAGCATCAATAACAATCAGGACATTAACAACAAGGGCGTTAAGCCACTGGGACTGGGACCTCAATCACGGTAGCCAATACAGGTGGTGGTTGCGTGTACTCTGCTTCCTCCTTAGGTTGATGAATTGTGACCAAATCTGGTAGAGGAGTTGTTGGGCCCTGCTTCCCCTTGGGGTCCCAATCAAGCATAATCTTGACCTTGATACCGAGAACCCCCTGTGCGCCAATAAGAGACTTGATCAGTGAGGACCACAACAACGAATCGAGGACAGAAGGCTTAATCAAAACTAGGCAAAATGCAACAAACCTGTCGTAAAAGTACATGTCTCACAGCAGAGTCAATATAATCTTTGACTGGCTGACCAGATGAAATCATGTAGCCATCCTTAAATTTCATAGATTTTGCACGCTGCGCCCTTAGCTTCCCACTGACAATCACCTGATCAAAAGCAACCACTATTAAATGGTAACACAAAAAGAACCAAGTATTTATAGTAACAACAGCCCAAGTCATCAAATTAAAAATGGTTACAGACGAACCTCACATCCCTTAGCACCGCTTTCCATAATAAATCTCAACACACCATAACAGGCCCTTGGAGATGTAGAAACAATCAAATAAGTTTACAAATTGTACATTCACAACAAACCACAGTAAAAAAAAGTATAATGATGCAGAACACAAGTAACATAATGTAGCAGATTAAAAGGATTCCAAAACAGTTCAGAGAACAAAAATCATACAATCATATGTTTCTATCAGAACAATGACAAACAGATTGAGGACTGCCACTATAGTATCTTCCACAGCCAACTAGATATCTAAGTGGCATATTTGCCACAATAAGGAAAAACTAATAGCCTGAATCTGATCAAGACGAAGTCACATAggcaaaagaaaaaatatatataaacacTCGCTAAGGTTAATGCATGAAAACATGAGAGTTTCATTAGAATGATGACATGGAGGAGCTTGAATAATTTTGTCATCGTCCAACGCTGAAGTTGGTAGGGAAACGCCGATCTGCTTTATAGATGGCATACTAAACACATCAAAATGATGGCAAAAGGGAAAATatacacacacgcacacacactCACTAAGGTTACTGCATGATGAAAAGTGAGTTTCATGCTAAAGATGCCATGGAGGGGTTTAATTAAATTTGTCATCGTCCGACACAAAGTTGGTAGAGAAAGGCCAATCTGCTTTATAGATGACATAAAGCACACATCAAAATGAGCCAAGACTTCAGGTGAAAAGTGGGGGAGAACTAATAAAAGAATGAAAAGGACAAAAATGAGTGAAAGAACAAATTTAGCAGAAATAGTTGCACTTAGGAAGCATAAATCAACTCAAAAACCAACCATGAAATCTTTAGcacaaaaaaaaataatcatgAAACCTTTCCCCACTTGTAGAAACACAAATTACAATTGGACTAGTTCACTAATCTAATCCATATGGTATTTACTAGTTAGAAAACAGAACATTCACAAAGTTGGTGGATGTCCAATTTCAAGAAAGAATCCTATACAACTTAGTCACTACCACCAAAAAGGTCCAATTAGAAGTCCCGCGAGGCCAAACCAAAAAAAATTCTCCCCAGGTTCTAAAAGAAATATCAGTTCAATAAAATATCAAATGAACAACCAAAGGAAGAACAAAAGCCAGCAGGAAGTAAAAATTTGTATGTTTTGAGAAAAAATAAGATTAAGTAGATGATTATGAAGAATAAAATCTAGATGAATTTGTAACAATATACCCTCCCTAAGGTTACTGCATGAAAATTGAGCATTTCATGAGGATGATGGCATGGCGGAGTTTCTTAAATTTTGTCATCTTCCGACACAAACTTGGCAATTATAGACCAAATCTGCCTTATAGATGACATGAGAGACCCATATAATTTTCTAAAAATAATGAGATCGGATTAAAAAAGCCTTCATAAATTTACAGATAACAACTCCCAAAACCCTTTCCAATGTTATTTCACAAGTTTGTATACGATTGGTTGTTGCAAAACAAGCATGCTTGTCTAGATACTAGATAGAGAGATCTCCATACATAAACAGCAACATAAAGACAAATAGAATGATTGCAAACAAAAAATAGATTCAAACACCAGAACTACCAGTCCAATGCACTCAGGATCTAAAAGAATATCAGCTCAATAAAATATCAAATGAACAACCAAAGGAAGAATGAAAGCCAGCAGGAACTAAAAATTTGTATGATTTTGAGAAAGATAACATTAAGTAGATAATCAAGAAGGATAAAAACTAGATGAATTGATAACAATATACCCTCCCTAAGGTTACTGCGTGAAAATAAAGCATTTCATGAGGATGATGGCATGGAGGAATATCTTAAATTTTGTCGTACTTGGTAAGTATAGACCAAATCTGCTTTATAGATGAAATGAGAGACCCATATAGACCAAATCTGCCTTATAGATGAAATGAGAGAcccatataattttttataaaaataatgagATTGGATTAGGAAAGAGCCTTCATACATTGAGTACAGATAACAACTCCTAGAACCCTTTTCATTCAATCATGGAAGCTAATCTTAAAACTCCCCTCTCCACTTCTAAGAATTGTCTATTTCACAAGTTTATATACAATTGTTGTTGCATTGCTCATCTAGAGACTAGATAGAGAGATCTCTATGCATAAATGGaaacataaaaacaaataaaatatagCAAACAAAAAATAGATTCAAATGCCTAATCAACtaagtattatatatatatactgcctcaaaattgaaaatatataataGAGAAAAAATAAATGTTCATATATACCTGCGAACTGCAAGACCACCAAGAAGCTTGTAGCGAAGAGACTCAGCCTGAGCAATGGCGCAAAGCCCTCTGTTGTTAACCTTCTCAGCGTAGAGTTCGACGCTGTTCTCTGGGAATTTAAACCTCTTTTGTACCACTGAGGTCAGTTCCCTGATCCTCCTCCCCTTCTCACCTACAATAGGTAACTTCAAATAGTACACTCTCCAAATCCAAATCACGAAAACCAAAATGAATGCAGGCAAATAGAATCATTTATTACCCAGAACATTTTGGGTGCGGGTGGCTCTGATGATGATCTCAGTGCGCATAGGGGTGACCCTAACCTCAACACCAGAGTATCCATCCTCGGCAAGCTCTCTGGTCAAGACCTCGTTAAGCTCGGCATAGAAAACTCCATCAGCGACGAACTGTATAACCACAAGCACAAAAATGACAAACGAATTAGGTGCGAGGAAAATGAGTTCCTCTGTTAGTAAGGCAGAAAACAAAGAAGGGTGAAGAAGATAAGGGGATATACCTTTCGCTTCTTGCTTATTTGAGTCGCCATTTTGTAGTGTCGATAATGGAGTTAGTAGGTTACTTGCAGAAGCGAAGATCTTAGTGCACGGTGGTAGGCGCTCTGCAAACCCTAGCCTGAGGGTTGGAAGACGAAAAATAGTGAGTTTATATGTTAGGAAGGTTTGGATCGGACGGTGGATGTTGATTCTAGGGTTTACTTCTCAACGGATGGGATTCTTTGAGGGGTTTGCTCATTCGGCATTGGGTTGGTATTTGGATGAGGTTAAATTTTGGATGAGAGCCGACAGGAATGGCAACGGGCGGGTCGATAGCAATAatgaacccccccccccccccgtcCTCGCCCCATAGAGGTTTGGACTCGGAATCAAGTATTCCCGCCGAGGTTCGGAGCGAAATgggatttttatgaaaaattttctttttatttttttattttaatttattagtatataatataactttatttattaaaaaataaaatataattaaaaatataatttttatgcattattttaataatatatttatatattttattaaaattataatatttaaatatataaatatattattttttaataaaaaataataatatattatcatgtaagatgaattatgtgatatcaaaataaaaaaaaagttttttacacaaattgaaattgaaataaaattaaaaaaaattaatcgaaTTCATAGCGAATCGAATAAGAGCCGAGAACTTTTACCATCTTTAAAAGTTATGATTCCTACTTATTCTCTCTTTACTCTAATATAGCATAAACTTAAAGCAAAATGACATTGTAGTtatataaaaacaaaacaaaaatgtTATTCAGTTCAGTAATTAATCACATCAGCTTATAAGATAGATTTGTTTCCTAAAAGCAAGttctaaaataaaattcatataatttcaattaaaaaaattgacaTTAAAATGAAGAGGAACCATTAAAAAGCGGAAATAAATGCAAGTATCCAGGCCTGGTTTTTAGGTTGTTGATAGCCCCCAAGGAAAAAAGATCGCGGCCCAAATTGGGTAACTCAGTCGCGGGCTTACCCACCCACCACGACCAGCGTGcatcaatataaaaaaaaataataaattcatttaattaacgACAAAAATTAATGGCTAGCGAGGATTGGTTGAATTAATAAATAATCAGCACTTTCATTAAATTTGAGAACTAATATTGCAATTAGATTTACAAGATGTTTAGTCAAATGCAAGGCTATGAAATCTAAGCCAGCACAACCAAGAAACCCAAACCCAAAACCCAGGAAATCTAACCCTAGAGAACTAGAAAATCCTTTTCAATGCACCCTGTCAGCGCCACTGATTCTTCGATCTGCCAAAGGTGGAAGAGATGACTGGAAAAGACAAAAGCCAGAAACCCCACAGCAAACAAGAAACATGCCCGCTCGCTAGAAACCACCGCCTTTAAACATCCAACACATTCATATGCTAAATCTCAGAAGCCATACCAACATCAGTCAACAGCAACCATCAGAGGGGGAGTGGGCAGAGCTCATGGCCTCTAAATCTCCCATAGCCTATGGGAGGTGCAATTACTATCGAAATGAGTCTAACTCAAAATCCCCTAGACTTTATCATCGAAGCGGACCCTCTAGCCAAAGTTAAGAATTCTCTCTAAGTTTTtcctaaatattatatatatatatatatatatatatatatatatatatataacatgtgCTTTtgtgtttttaaattaaaaaaaaaatagaaaaagaaaaaaaaaactgttaaCGCCGTTAGAAAAATAAGATaaaacatataaatttaaaaaaaaaaaacccacaaGATTTAACGCTTTTTTAAGAAGGgatatgtaatttttttaatttattttatttttttaaattaatatttttttggatgaaatcatttataaatcaattactttaaaattaatttattaagctcattttaatttattttgaaacttcaatttataattgtaaaaaaaaaactaaattgatGAGTTAaatgagaaaaaggaaataagatatgaaaatgaaaagaattttaaataaatgtcatgaatattatattttacttatattactaaaattttatttatttaaaatttttttaaatgttattaatttattcaattcaattatttcatttttaattaaatttaatttatcaatttaattaataatttaaaaaaaataaaatatttttttaataacagcTAAAATATCAATGTCAAACCTTCTTTGCCTGATATTTTGAGCAAGGTAAGTGTAACAACCCAAATTTCCAAATAAatgtatttttataatttttttttattgaactaataatttattaatatttttttcatgaatttaaattaatatttttataatggtaatttgtattaaatgagtattatttttacatgtattattatttttatcattattattattatttatttatatgactAGTTTTAAACATCcatattaaatgtttaataaaatattattttatattattaacaattgatttagtggtcattatttaattattattatcattattattaacaTTGTTATTATTATCAATTTAAATGTATTAAAGAAAGATTAGGGACCTATGTGAATAAATAAGAAAAGTTTAgggattttaataaaattaaaagttaaaaaaaaaaaaaagtaaaacccAAAACGCAGTGCAcagccccccccccccctcccccttcACTCTCCTTTCTCCCCgactctctctcctccctctctttTTTCTTCTTGCCGGTGAGAGATCCCCTGTCGGTGACCACCCCAGCAGCTCCAGCGTCGACCAGTCCCCCTCCAGCAGCTACGGACGCTGGCCAAAGCTCCTCTAGCCGCCGGAATGAAGAGAGAAAGGAGAGGAACCCGTGTGATGGGGAGAGGACCATCCAAGGCCGTTTCCGGCCATCTC
The sequence above is a segment of the Hevea brasiliensis isolate MT/VB/25A 57/8 chromosome 11, ASM3005281v1, whole genome shotgun sequence genome. Coding sequences within it:
- the LOC110670049 gene encoding 40S ribosomal protein S3-3, whose protein sequence is MATQISKKRKFVADGVFYAELNEVLTRELAEDGYSGVEVRVTPMRTEIIIRATRTQNVLGEKGRRIRELTSVVQKRFKFPENSVELYAEKVNNRGLCAIAQAESLRYKLLGGLAVRRACYGVLRFIMESGAKGCEVIVSGKLRAQRAKSMKFKDGYMISSGQPVKDYIDSAVRHVLLRQGVLGIKVKIMLDWDPKGKQGPTTPLPDLVTIHQPKEEAEYTQPPPVLATVIEVPVPVA